In the Wyeomyia smithii strain HCP4-BCI-WySm-NY-G18 chromosome 2, ASM2978416v1, whole genome shotgun sequence genome, one interval contains:
- the LOC129720461 gene encoding uncharacterized protein LOC129720461 yields MAAWLVDELRKYPVTQGKSVKNSVELVKQVENLEIRRGEILVSFDVTALFPSVPVNEAIKYLRTHLERYRAPPNHIEAYMSVAELCMKQNLFMFRGKIYKQVFGLSMGSKLSPLLAEIFMSNFEVEAEGNKLFPRIWKRYVDDIFALVKERTLTQTLDFLNSRHTTIKFTVEKEVEGKLPFLDLLITRKDNNKLKFGIYRKPTSTDRYITADSNHFGGQKQAAFHSMAHRIFNIPMEEQEFLAEKETIYKAAELNGYDKQFVDKILRKHERKKHRRDATTLIPENEEIRRVSLPFYPTITNPLKHTLRRYGINIAHKSVNTLRELLVNLKDKVPQDEQAGIYKIPCKDCDAVYIGQTRRKVKVRLKEHRRAVEMNKTSESSVATHTVSNQHEIDWDKAGLIKSINKTGLLNAWESMYIATAKQPLMNDDDAPINSILFNLTTGRK; encoded by the coding sequence ATGGCTGCATGGCTGGTAGATGAGCTGAGAAAGTACCCGGTGACACAGGGGAAAAGCGTAAAAAACTCCGTAGAATTGGTTAAGCAGGTGGAGAATCTGGAAATCCGTAGGGGGGAAATCCTAGTATCCTTCGATGTGACTGCCCTGTTCCCAAGTGTACCTGTGAATGAAGCCATAAAATACTTGCGCACACACCTAGAACGTTACCGTGCCCCCCCAAATCACATTGAGGCCTATATGTCAGTGGCCGAATTATGTatgaaacaaaatttgtttatgttcagaggaaaaatttataaacagGTCTTCGGTCTAAGTATGGGTAGTAAATTGTCTCCACTGTTAGCCGAAATTTTCATGTCCAATTTCGAGGTTGAAGCTGAAGGAAATAAACTCTTCCCTCGGATATGGAAACGGTATGTGGATGACATTTTTGCTTTGGTGAAGGAACGCACGCTAACACAAACTCTCGACTTTCTTAACTCACGGCACACCACAATCAAGTTCACGGTTGAAAAAGAAGTCGAAGGGAAACTTCCTTTCCTTGATTTACTTATTACACGGAAGGATAACAATAAGCTAAAATTTGGAATCTATCGAAAGCCAACTTCAACAGATCGTTACATCACAGCTGACTCGAACCATTTCGGTGGTCAAAAACAGGCCGCTTTTCATTCCATGGCCCATCGCATCTTCAACATACCGATGGAAGAACAAGAGTTTctagcagaaaaagaaacaatatATAAAGCAGCCGAATTGAACGGGTACGACAAACAGTTCGTCGACAAAATCCTCCGTAAGCACGAAAGAAAGAAACACAGACGAGACGCTACCACTTTAATACCGGAAAATGAGGAGATTCGAAGAGTCAGCCTCCCGTTTTACCCTACCATCACGAATCCACTGAAGCATACCCTCCGCAGATATGGAATAAATATTGCACATAAAAGCGTTAACACTTTACGTGAACTTCTGGTTAACCTGAAGGACAAAGTTCCACAAGACGaacaagctggaatttataaaataccGTGCAAAGACTGCGACGCGGTATATATCGGGCAAACACGAAGAAAAGTTAAAGTGCGGCTTAAAGAGCATAGAAGAGCagtagaaatgaacaaaacgagtgaatccAGTGTAGCAACACATACAGTGAGTAACCAACACGAGATCGATTGGGATAAGGCGGGTCTGATCAAAagcatcaataaaactggtctccTCAATGCTTGGGAGTCAATGTACATTGCGACGGCCAAACAACCATTGATGAACGACGACGATGCACCGATCAACTCAATTCTCTTCAACTTGACAACGGGGAGAAAGTAA
- the LOC129720397 gene encoding fas apoptotic inhibitory molecule 1 — protein sequence MKHGILSAPSRTLALETAKNTIRIMKTGSDNQPVDYRSSHGGSKAAPNREVVARWRVPMYGKIHEIEFEHGTASGKRVLWINKEEIFRRDWMFKLVGEDMFKLEDKRCIVRVDPLPGFKYSYSLFVDGKSYEQFTESQAKALRTWEINLGDNFYRIVLEKNTLNIYVNGKLIEENGEFVDGGTETTFVEDGNTFVLSARTSGNKRDGIVHSLSVNGETVQDPASVCGVVP from the exons ATGAAGCACGGAATACTGAGTGCGCCTTCACGAACACTAGCACTCGAAACGGCGAAAAACACAATCAGAATTATGAAAACCGGAAGTGATAACCAGCCGGTTGACTACCGCAGTAGCCATGGAGGTTCGAAAGCGGCACCAAACCGAGAAGTGGTGGCCCGCTGGCGGGTACCGATGTACGGTAAAATCCACGAGATCGAGTTCGAACATGGCACTGCCAGCGGGAAGCGTGTGCTGTGGATCAACAAGGAGGAGATTTTTCGCCGAGACTGGATGTTCAAATTGGTCGGCGAGGATATGTTCAAATTGGAGGATAAAAGGTGCATCGTGCGG GTGGACCCACTACCTGGTTTTAAGTACAGTTACTCGCTTTTCGTGGACGGAAAGTCCTACGAACAGTTTACGGAATCACAGGCCAAAGCGTTGAGGACGTGGGAAATCAATTTGGGAGATAATTTTTATCGTATAGTATTAG AGAAAAACACACTCAACATTTACGTTAACGGCAAACTGATAGAGGAAAAT GGTGAATTTGTAGATGGCGGCACTGAGACAACGTTTGTTGAAGACGGCAACACGTTCGTGCTAAGTGCACGAACCAGTGGCAACAAACGGGATGGGATTGTGCACTCGCTAAGCGTAAACGGTGAAACGGTGCAGGACCCGGCTTCGGTTTGCGGTGTTGTACCGTGA